Within the Senegalia massiliensis genome, the region GGAGTAAAACCATTCTGGATAATCTCTGCAATTACTATTGGTGGTGCTTTGTTTGGATTTATGGGTATGCTTTTAGGAGTACCTGTTGTTGCAGTACTTAGACTTTTAGTAATGAGATTTGTAGATAAAAGATTAAAAAATAATAATATTAAGATTTAAAGTAATTAAGAGAAAAACCAAGTAAATGATAGATTTTAAGAGTTAATCTTAAATAAATAAAAATAATCTATAATTATTTACTATATTTAGATTTGCATATAATAGTACAATTTTGTACTATTATATTTGTAAGCATTAGCACTCATGCTTAATGAGTGCTAATAATAAAAAGACAATATATTCAAGGAGGGTAATTATGAATTTAAAGCCATTAGGAGATAGGTTAGTTATTAAAAAGATAGAAGCTCAAGAGAAAACTAAAAGTGGTATAGTATTACCAAACTCAGCACAGGAACAACCACAAATTTCAGAAATTTTAGCATTAGGCGATGGAATAACATCAGACGATAAAAAGAAAGATACAATAAAGGTAGGCGATAAAGTTATAGCTTCTAAATTTTCAGGTACAGAAGTTAAACTTGATGGTGAAGAATATACAATTATTAAATTGAATGATGTATTAGCAATTGTTGAATAAAGCTTAAAAAATAAAAAGGAGTGATTATTTAATGGCTAAGCAAATTAGATTTGGAGAAGAAGCCCGCCGTTCAATGGAAAAGGGTATAAATAAATTAGCAGATACAGTAAAAGTTACATTAGGACCTAAAGGAAGAAACGTAGTACTTGATAAAAAATTTGGTGCACCTTTAATTACTAATGATGGTGTTACTATTGCTCGTGAAATTGAATTAAAAGATGCATATGAAAATATGGGAGCACAACTTGTTAAGGAAGTTGCTACAAAAACAAATGATGTTGCAGGAGATGGAACAACTACTGCTACTTTACTTGCTCAAGCAATGATAAGAGAAGGACTTAAAAATGTTGCAGCTGGAGCAAATCCTATGATTCTTAAAAAAGGGATACATAAAGCTGTAGAAACTGCAGTAGAAGAGATTAAAAACATCTCAAAAACTGTAGAAGGAAAAGATGCTATAGCACAAGTTGCATCTATTTCAGCAGATGATGAAACTATTGGGAAGTTAATAGCAGAAGCTATGGAGAAAGTAGGAAAAGATGGTGTTATAACTGTTGAAGAATCACGTTCAATGGGTACTACTTTAGATGTAGTTGAAGGTATGCAATTTGATAGAGGATATTTATCACCATATATGGTAACAGATACTGAAAAGATGGAAGCATCTTTAGAAGATCCATATATTTTAATTACAGATAAAAAGATAACTAATATTCAAGAAATATTACCAGTACTTGAACAAATAGTTCAACAAGGAAAGCAATTACTTATAATTGCAGAAGACATAGAAGGAGAGGCATTAGCAACTCTTGTAGTAAATAAAATTAGAGGTACATTTAACTGTGTGGCAATAAAAGCACCAGGATTTGGTGATAGAAGAAAAGAAATGTTAAGAGATATTGCTATTCTTACAGGTGGAGAAGTTATTTCTGAAGAATTAGGATATGACATAAAAGAAACTACATTAGATATGTTAGGTTCTGCATCTACTGTTAGAATAGACAAAGATAATACTACTATAGTAAGTGGAAATGGTAATGAAAATGAAATTGCTAATAGAGTAAATGAAATAAAAGCTCAAATTGAAGCATCAGATTCAGAATTTGATACTGAAAAACTTCAAGAAAGACTTGCAAAACTTGCAGGAGGAGTAGCAGTTATACAAGTTGGAGCGGCTACAGAAACAGAACTTAAAGAGAGAAAATTAAGAATAGAAGATGCATTAGCTGCAACACGTGCTGCAGTAGAAGAAGGAATAGTACCTGGTGGTGGAACAGCTCTAATAAATGCTGTACCAAAGGTAAAAGAGCTTGTAAAAAATACTAAAGGTGATGAAAGAACTGGAGTTAATATAGTACTTCGTTCACTTGAAGAACCAGTAAGACAAATCTGTGAAAATGCAGGACTTGAAGGTTCAGTTATAGTTGAAAAAGTAAAAACAAGTGAAAAAGGTATTGGATTTGATGCATTAAATGAAGAGTATGTTGATATGATAGCTTCAGGTATAGTTGATCCAACAAAAGTAACAAGATCAGCTTTACAAAATGCTGCATCAGTATCAGCAATGGTACTTACTACAGAATCTGTAGTAGCAGATGAAGAAGGTGAAGATGATATGCCAGCAGGAGGCGGAATGCCAGGCGGTATGGGCGGAATGCCAATGATGTAATAAAAAATCTGGGGTTAACCCCAGATTTTTTATTACACTTTTTTATTAAAATCTAAAACTATCAACTTCTCTTTCTGCTTCTTCACGACTCATATCGTACTTTTCTTGGAGTTTTCCTACTAATTTTTCTCTATCTCCTTCAATAACATCTAAATCATCATTAGTAAGTTTACCCCATTTTCTCAGAGCTTCACCTTTAGCTTGTGTCCATTTTGCTTTTAAATCTGATTTATCCAAAATTAGTCACTCCTTTATCTATTGTTTATATAAAATTAATTATGATACATATTGTCTCTTTCTATTTCATCATAAGACTTGCCATATCTTTCTCTAAATTTTTCATTTAACCTTTCCGTGTCACCATTAATATACTCGATGTCTTCATCTGTAAGTTCATGCCACTTTTCTTTTATGTTTTGTTTTATCTTTTCCCATTTTGATTTTTCTTCATGTGCCATGGGTGCACCTCCTTTAATAATTGTATACCCACAATTATTATTTTTAAATTATTTTATGATTAGAATAAAAATATTTTAAATAAAAGGAAAATTAAAAGGAATGTTTTCAAGTAGTTTTTGAAAACATTCCTTAGTTTATTAACTGAATATGTTTGGTTAAATTTTTTCCTATATGTTTTTAACGAAATTTATTTTCCAGCTGCAGTTTTATCTATTGATTTAAATTCTTCTTTAGATCTTTTTTCAGATTGCTTTCTAATTCTAACATCTGGTTCAGAAGGTATTCCAAATAAAGGAACCAATCTATCTAATCCAGTTAATGTAAGAATTAAGATTGAAGAAACGGCAATCATTGCCATAAAATTATATTTTATAATATCAATTGCTGAGAATTTAGCTATTGGATATACTGCAGTAGCAATTCCTACATAAAAACTCATATAAACATGCCATGGAATCAACTGAGATCCAAATACTCCTAATGCATCATTAAAGGTTGCATTTCGGAGTCTTAGTTTATACATATCTTCTTCACTAGCTTCTACATTTTCATCAGTAAGGTTTTTCATAATAGGTCCAATAGTTACTATTTGAGCCATCTCATCAGATAATGCAGCATTACCTGCTATAGAAAGCAAACCGTTAGCAAACATAAGTTGTCTAACTTTAGTAATATTTCTAGATATTAAATTAGAAAGAGGTGCAAAAGCATTCATTTTTGCCATTATACCACCAAAAGCTCCAACCCACATCATCATAACTATAACCCAACTTCCTGCATCAGCAAATCCTGTCATCATTAAATTTAAGAATCCATCTTTTCCAGCTATAGATGTTACAGTACCTGCAAATAATCCTAAAATTAATGATGAAATTATTCCAATACCAAGACATGCTAGAGTAGGTAGTCCTTTAATAGCAACAGCTATAACTAGTATTAGTGGAATAACCATATAAAAAGGAACTCCATCTTGAACTTGGTTTAATAATGTAACAGCAGATGGTCTTTCTGCATCAAGGTTAGACCATACTTCTTCTGGAATTTGATTAATAGCTTCTCCTGCATTACCCACTACATCAGGTAATCCCATTCCTGCACCAACAAAGAAAATAATTATAGCTGCTAGAATCAAACAACTTACAGACCAAACGCCTTGATGTCTGATTCTATGTATAACTTCAACTTTGTGTATACCAGAACTTACAACAGTAGTATCAGATATAAGACCTATGTTATCACCGAAACAAGCTCCCCCAGCTACTGCTGCGGTGGTAAGCATAAGGTTTCCGCCTACGATATGATTTAACCATAGGAATATTGGAGCACATGCAGCAAAAGTTCCCCAAGATGTACCTGTAGCTACTGATAGAATACCAGTTACAAGTAATGCAGTAACTGCTACAGTTTTTCCATTAAGACCAAGGTTTAAGGCTGCATTAATGATAGCAGCACCAACTCCTGTAGCCATAAATGCTTCTGCCATTGCGTAAGCTGCCATAAGAATAAAGAAAACTAATTGCATTTCTTTCACATTTTCAACGGCACTGTCTAATAGGTCATTGAAAGAAAATTTTTCTGTTGCATATGCTACAATAGCAGCATAGATTGTAGATATTGGCGCTGCTAATAATGCATCAAATCCTGATATCATTAGTCCGGCCATTAAAAAAACTGGTGAAAACTTAAGAAATCCCACAAATAAATTCATAAATAATCTCCCCACTATATTATATTTTAAAAAACAAAAATAAAAAAACATAAAAAATAAAACTTATAGCTAAACCATTTTAATATATTATACAACATATAGGAAATAAAAAATAGCTTTAATGAAATAGAATTCAATGTAAATAAAAACGATTTCATTGATAACATCATAACAAAATTTTGCGTGTCAGACAAGCTTTTTAAAATATTCAAAATAGTAAATTTTTTAGAGTGTGTATCTTGTGTATCCGTATGATATAATTATCATAGATTTAAAATTAAGCAATTCACAGGGAGTTGATTATGTGACAGGTTCAAAATTAGAAAAATTAAGAAAATATATAAAAAGTTTAGATAATCTAGCAGTTGCTTTTTCTGGTGGAGTAGACAGTACACTTTTAGCTAAGATTGCAGCTGATGAATTGGGACAAGATGCAATAGCTATAACCATTAGTGGACCACAACATTCAAAATCTGAAATAGAAGAAGCAAAAGAGTTTGGAAAAGAGTTAGGAATAAACCATGAAATTATAGAAATAGAAAAAATAGAAAATGAAGAGTTAATATATAATCCAGAGGACAGATGTTATATATGTAAAAAAGATGTGTTTTCTATAATAAAAGAAGAAGCAAAAAAGAAAGGGATAACTAATATAGTAGATGGCACAAATATAGATGACTTAGGAGATTATAGACCAGGTCTAAAAGCACTTAAAGAATTAAATGTAATAAGCCCTTTAAAAGAGGTGGGCCTTACTAAGGCTGATATTAGAGAAATATCTAAAGAGTTAAATTTACCAACTTGGAATAAACCTGCATTTGCATGCCTTATAACTAGAATTCCTTATGGTGAAAAACTTACAAATGAAAAGTTAAGATTAGTAGAACAGGGAGAAGAGTATATAAAAAGTTTAGGATTTAATCAATATAGAGTAAGATATCATAATGGTATTGCTAGAATAGAAGTATTAAAAGAAGACTTACCTAAATTTTTTGATGTAAATATGATGAAAAAAGTCTCAGACAAATTGAAGAGTATAGGATTTAAATATGTTACATTAGATATGGAAGGATATAGAATGGGTAAAATGAATGATGGAGTTGATAGGAGTGAATAAGGATCAGTTAAAATTATTTTTAGAAAAGATAAAAAATGATGAAATATCAATAGATGAAGGAATAGAAACTATAAAGAATTTAGAATATGATGATTTAGGCTATGCCAAAATAGATAATCATAGAGAAATTAGAAATGGATACCCTGAAGTAATTTACTGTGAAGGTAAAACTAATGAACATATAAGAGGAATTATAAAACAGATGCTTTGTACAGGTAAAAATATATTGGCAACAAGAGCTACAAAAAGAGTTTATGAAGCTATAAAAGATTTAGATGATAATATTGAAT harbors:
- a CDS encoding co-chaperone GroES codes for the protein MNLKPLGDRLVIKKIEAQEKTKSGIVLPNSAQEQPQISEILALGDGITSDDKKKDTIKVGDKVIASKFSGTEVKLDGEEYTIIKLNDVLAIVE
- the larE gene encoding ATP-dependent sacrificial sulfur transferase LarE, with amino-acid sequence MTGSKLEKLRKYIKSLDNLAVAFSGGVDSTLLAKIAADELGQDAIAITISGPQHSKSEIEEAKEFGKELGINHEIIEIEKIENEELIYNPEDRCYICKKDVFSIIKEEAKKKGITNIVDGTNIDDLGDYRPGLKALKELNVISPLKEVGLTKADIREISKELNLPTWNKPAFACLITRIPYGEKLTNEKLRLVEQGEEYIKSLGFNQYRVRYHNGIARIEVLKEDLPKFFDVNMMKKVSDKLKSIGFKYVTLDMEGYRMGKMNDGVDRSE
- a CDS encoding CsbD family protein: MDKSDLKAKWTQAKGEALRKWGKLTNDDLDVIEGDREKLVGKLQEKYDMSREEAEREVDSFRF
- a CDS encoding CsbD family protein, producing MAHEEKSKWEKIKQNIKEKWHELTDEDIEYINGDTERLNEKFRERYGKSYDEIERDNMYHN
- the groL gene encoding chaperonin GroEL (60 kDa chaperone family; promotes refolding of misfolded polypeptides especially under stressful conditions; forms two stacked rings of heptamers to form a barrel-shaped 14mer; ends can be capped by GroES; misfolded proteins enter the barrel where they are refolded when GroES binds); the protein is MAKQIRFGEEARRSMEKGINKLADTVKVTLGPKGRNVVLDKKFGAPLITNDGVTIAREIELKDAYENMGAQLVKEVATKTNDVAGDGTTTATLLAQAMIREGLKNVAAGANPMILKKGIHKAVETAVEEIKNISKTVEGKDAIAQVASISADDETIGKLIAEAMEKVGKDGVITVEESRSMGTTLDVVEGMQFDRGYLSPYMVTDTEKMEASLEDPYILITDKKITNIQEILPVLEQIVQQGKQLLIIAEDIEGEALATLVVNKIRGTFNCVAIKAPGFGDRRKEMLRDIAILTGGEVISEELGYDIKETTLDMLGSASTVRIDKDNTTIVSGNGNENEIANRVNEIKAQIEASDSEFDTEKLQERLAKLAGGVAVIQVGAATETELKERKLRIEDALAATRAAVEEGIVPGGGTALINAVPKVKELVKNTKGDERTGVNIVLRSLEEPVRQICENAGLEGSVIVEKVKTSEKGIGFDALNEEYVDMIASGIVDPTKVTRSALQNAASVSAMVLTTESVVADEEGEDDMPAGGGMPGGMGGMPMM
- a CDS encoding Na+/H+ antiporter NhaC family protein; translation: MNLFVGFLKFSPVFLMAGLMISGFDALLAAPISTIYAAIVAYATEKFSFNDLLDSAVENVKEMQLVFFILMAAYAMAEAFMATGVGAAIINAALNLGLNGKTVAVTALLVTGILSVATGTSWGTFAACAPIFLWLNHIVGGNLMLTTAAVAGGACFGDNIGLISDTTVVSSGIHKVEVIHRIRHQGVWSVSCLILAAIIIFFVGAGMGLPDVVGNAGEAINQIPEEVWSNLDAERPSAVTLLNQVQDGVPFYMVIPLILVIAVAIKGLPTLACLGIGIISSLILGLFAGTVTSIAGKDGFLNLMMTGFADAGSWVIVMMMWVGAFGGIMAKMNAFAPLSNLISRNITKVRQLMFANGLLSIAGNAALSDEMAQIVTIGPIMKNLTDENVEASEEDMYKLRLRNATFNDALGVFGSQLIPWHVYMSFYVGIATAVYPIAKFSAIDIIKYNFMAMIAVSSILILTLTGLDRLVPLFGIPSEPDVRIRKQSEKRSKEEFKSIDKTAAGK